One window of Sphingobacteriales bacterium genomic DNA carries:
- a CDS encoding alpha/beta hydrolase, whose translation MIRRHHENIPVLRRGFEMLAKRHPLPKHVYFKRIFINDIPAAWIIPAKANTNIAMLYLHGGGYAVGSVNTHKALVSKIAKKAGITALAIDYRLAPEHPFPAAVDDAICAYNFLLEQNYAPENIVIAGDSAGGGLTLATLIALKDLGRPLPAAAVCLSPWTDLVVTGASVTEKAHLDPMIVGYLLSEWAAKYAGKTPVNHPLISPLYADLSGLPPLLVQVGTDEVILDDSTRFAEKAREQGVDVTLDIWNGMIHVWQYLWYVIPEANEAIKQIATYINSKTSTAFKSNQAEYQRF comes from the coding sequence ATGATTAGAAGACATCATGAAAACATTCCCGTCTTAAGAAGAGGATTTGAAATGCTGGCAAAGCGGCATCCTTTACCTAAGCATGTATATTTTAAACGCATTTTTATTAATGATATTCCGGCAGCATGGATTATACCGGCTAAGGCCAATACAAATATTGCAATGCTTTATCTGCACGGAGGAGGTTATGCAGTAGGATCTGTTAACACGCACAAAGCGCTTGTATCCAAAATTGCAAAAAAAGCAGGCATTACAGCGTTAGCAATTGATTATAGACTTGCGCCTGAACATCCTTTTCCTGCAGCAGTTGATGATGCTATTTGTGCTTATAATTTTTTATTAGAACAAAATTATGCCCCTGAAAACATTGTAATTGCCGGAGATTCAGCAGGAGGTGGACTTACTCTTGCCACTTTAATTGCATTGAAAGATTTGGGACGACCTTTGCCTGCGGCTGCGGTTTGCCTTTCTCCTTGGACAGATTTAGTTGTTACCGGAGCTTCAGTAACCGAAAAAGCGCATTTAGACCCCATGATTGTAGGATATTTATTATCAGAATGGGCTGCTAAATATGCGGGAAAGACTCCGGTTAATCACCCTTTGATTTCACCACTTTATGCCGACCTAAGCGGACTACCTCCGTTATTGGTTCAAGTTGGAACCGATGAAGTAATTTTAGATGATTCAACAAGATTTGCAGAAAAAGCTCGCGAACAGGGCGTTGATGTTACACTTGATATTTGGAATGGAATGATACATGTTTGGCAATACCTTTGGTATGTCATACCTGAAGCTAATGAGGCCATAAAACAAATTGCAACCTATATAAACTCTAAAACCTCTACTGCATTTAAATCTAATCAAGCAGAATATCAACGGTTTTAG
- a CDS encoding patatin-like phospholipase family protein, with translation MSSDGIKISLVLGSGGARGITHIGVIEELLKNGFQIEAISGCSIGALVGGVFAAGKLHLLKEWFLQMDKTRLFKLTDFTLTAQGFIKGERVIEELRKLIGDCNIEDLPIPYTAVAADLHTGQEVWINQGSLFEAIRASAAVPTILTPITMAGRDLVDGGVVNPTPIEPVLKVKSNLIVVVNLNAKRYVKPEVIHGRNPNSYNIFVQKWINTLPKMSAIKEKFTYLGVINRMTEILQDKLTEYSFYYHKPDIIINISRDVCSTYEFYKAKELILLGQQSCSAALTNYNELKRQKADSNTIKSALWNLLLFDKLPSFGNDKK, from the coding sequence ATGTCATCTGACGGAATAAAGATATCCTTAGTCTTAGGTAGTGGTGGAGCACGAGGTATAACTCATATTGGCGTTATTGAAGAATTGTTGAAAAATGGCTTTCAGATAGAAGCTATTTCAGGATGTTCTATAGGCGCTTTGGTCGGCGGTGTATTTGCTGCCGGAAAATTACATTTGCTTAAAGAGTGGTTTTTGCAAATGGATAAAACCCGTCTTTTTAAGCTTACTGATTTCACTCTGACTGCACAAGGTTTTATAAAAGGCGAAAGGGTAATTGAAGAATTAAGAAAATTAATTGGAGACTGCAACATAGAAGATTTACCTATCCCTTATACTGCAGTTGCTGCCGATTTGCATACAGGTCAGGAGGTATGGATAAACCAGGGCAGCTTGTTTGAGGCAATAAGAGCTTCCGCTGCTGTTCCTACAATTTTAACTCCTATCACTATGGCAGGTCGGGATTTGGTGGATGGAGGAGTTGTTAATCCAACACCTATTGAACCGGTTTTAAAAGTAAAAAGCAATTTGATTGTAGTTGTCAACCTGAATGCAAAGCGATATGTAAAACCTGAAGTGATTCACGGCAGAAATCCGAATAGCTATAATATTTTTGTTCAGAAATGGATTAACACGCTTCCGAAAATGAGTGCAATCAAAGAAAAGTTTACCTATCTCGGTGTAATTAATAGAATGACAGAAATCTTACAAGATAAATTGACAGAATATTCCTTTTACTACCATAAACCCGATATCATCATCAATATTTCCAGAGATGTTTGCAGTACTTATGAATTCTATAAAGCAAAAGAGCTAATTTTATTAGGTCAACAATCTTGCAGTGCAGCCTTAACTAATTACAATGAATTAAAACGACAAAAAGCTGACTCGAATACTATCAAGTCAGCTCTTTGGAACTTACTCCTGTTTGACAAATTACCGAGTTTTGGAAACGACAAAAAATAA
- a CDS encoding DUF3575 domain-containing protein has translation MNLKIFVFLFFSLMISFSAKATGSLLANQNESLTEDETPKQVRPAKVILSVQPFSLIAGGLDLSYEQKLSNWMTMRLNFGYFLSADPIGYDDLITDMDGFRGEIQLRRYLFSEKRQTPEGIYIAPYALYRQISVMNEKWEYDPINGTGTSTKVKEQASAASGGVLIGIQFVSKARITMDMYAGGGVFLPVDDTSSDVVHLPVVNPYKKTIAPKLGFSIGLAL, from the coding sequence ATGAACCTCAAAATTTTTGTTTTTCTTTTCTTTTCTTTGATGATTAGTTTTTCAGCTAAGGCTACAGGCAGCCTCTTAGCAAATCAAAATGAAAGTTTAACTGAGGACGAAACGCCTAAACAAGTAAGACCGGCAAAGGTAATTTTATCTGTTCAGCCCTTTTCACTGATTGCCGGAGGATTAGATTTGAGTTATGAACAAAAATTAAGCAATTGGATGACCATGCGCTTGAATTTTGGATACTTTCTCTCGGCTGACCCTATTGGGTATGACGATTTAATTACCGATATGGACGGTTTCAGAGGAGAAATTCAATTGCGGAGATATCTTTTTAGTGAAAAGCGTCAGACCCCTGAAGGAATTTACATTGCTCCTTATGCTTTGTATCGGCAAATTAGTGTGATGAACGAAAAGTGGGAATATGATCCGATTAATGGAACCGGAACTTCTACAAAAGTAAAAGAACAGGCAAGTGCAGCAAGTGGGGGAGTATTGATAGGAATTCAGTTCGTTTCTAAAGCCAGAATTACGATGGATATGTATGCTGGTGGGGGTGTTTTTCTTCCTGTTGATGATACGTCATCTGATGTAGTGCATTTGCCGGTTGTGAATCCCTACAAGAAAACTATAGCTCCCAAATTAGGATTTAGTATTGGATTGGCTTTATAA
- a CDS encoding GNAT family N-acetyltransferase encodes MSHSPKIELRNLRLEDYLDLKYASIEAYSGIGGEFWDEATIKLLLGIFPEGQLCVTVDNKVVASALSIIVDYKKFGDNHTYEQIIGNYTFNTHDPEGDVLYGIEMFVHPQFRGLRLGRRLYDARKELCENLNLRSIMAGGRIPNYEQHAHLLTPRQYIEKVKMKEIFDPTLAFQLSNDFHVRRILRNYLPGDTQSKEYATLLEWINIYFQKEELLINTPKITVRLGLVQWQMRLFDNLDALMKQAEYFIDAVSGYQSDFILFPEFFNAPLMADFDYLGEAKAIRELAKYTEAIRHKFVEFAMSYNINIITGSMPYLEDEKLLNIAYLCRRDGTWESYHKIHPTPSEVKSWGMVGGNRIQAFDTDSGRIGILICYDVEFPELGRFYAKQGVQMLFVPFLTDTQNGYNRVRRCAQARAIENECFVAIAGCVGNLPQVNNMDIQYAQSAIFTPSDFAFPTDAIGAEATPNTEMILIADVNLELLKELHEYGTVQNLKDRRNDLYSLIFRKQD; translated from the coding sequence ATGAGTCATAGCCCAAAAATTGAACTCAGAAATCTTCGGTTAGAAGATTATTTGGACCTAAAATATGCCTCTATAGAAGCTTATTCCGGAATTGGAGGTGAGTTTTGGGATGAAGCCACTATTAAACTATTGTTAGGGATTTTTCCTGAAGGACAATTGTGTGTAACAGTTGATAATAAGGTAGTTGCCAGTGCCCTGTCTATCATTGTTGATTATAAAAAATTTGGGGATAACCACACCTATGAACAAATAATTGGCAACTATACCTTTAATACTCATGACCCAGAAGGGGATGTTTTATATGGGATCGAAATGTTCGTACATCCTCAGTTCAGAGGGTTGCGTTTAGGAAGACGGTTATATGATGCCAGGAAGGAACTTTGCGAAAATCTCAATTTGCGTTCAATAATGGCGGGTGGCAGAATTCCGAATTATGAACAACATGCACATCTGTTAACCCCTCGTCAATATATTGAGAAAGTGAAGATGAAAGAGATATTTGACCCAACACTTGCTTTTCAATTATCTAATGATTTTCATGTACGAAGAATACTTCGCAATTATTTACCCGGCGACACGCAATCAAAAGAATATGCAACTTTGCTTGAATGGATAAACATTTACTTTCAAAAAGAAGAATTGCTCATCAATACTCCAAAAATAACAGTCAGGCTTGGATTGGTACAATGGCAAATGCGGTTGTTTGACAATTTGGATGCATTGATGAAACAGGCGGAATACTTTATTGATGCCGTTAGTGGATATCAGTCTGACTTTATTTTGTTTCCTGAGTTTTTTAATGCCCCATTGATGGCTGATTTCGATTATTTAGGTGAAGCAAAGGCCATCCGCGAACTTGCTAAATATACTGAAGCCATTCGCCATAAATTTGTCGAATTTGCGATGTCCTACAACATCAATATCATTACAGGCAGTATGCCATATTTAGAAGACGAAAAACTGTTGAATATTGCTTACCTGTGCAGACGTGACGGAACCTGGGAAAGTTACCATAAAATTCATCCCACACCTTCGGAAGTTAAAAGTTGGGGAATGGTAGGAGGAAACAGGATTCAGGCTTTTGATACAGATAGCGGTCGTATCGGGATTTTAATTTGTTACGATGTAGAGTTTCCTGAACTTGGCCGGTTTTATGCAAAACAAGGCGTACAAATGCTATTTGTACCTTTTTTGACGGATACGCAAAACGGTTATAATCGGGTTCGCAGGTGTGCTCAAGCGAGGGCTATCGAAAATGAGTGTTTTGTAGCTATTGCTGGCTGTGTGGGCAACTTACCCCAAGTCAATAATATGGATATTCAATACGCTCAGTCCGCAATTTTTACTCCGTCTGATTTTGCTTTTCCTACCGATGCTATCGGTGCTGAAGCTACACCAAATACTGAAATGATATTGATTGCCGATGTAAATCTGGAATTACTTAAAGAGTTGCATGAATATGGAACGGTTCAAAATTTGAAAGATCGAAGAAACGACCTTTATAGCCTTATCTTCAGAAAACAAGATTAA
- a CDS encoding lamin tail domain-containing protein translates to MFKNLLPVFFFTLFAFVASGNLNAQCSELYFSEYVEGNFNNKALEIYNPTDNAIDLSGYRIIRWSNGNNIYDPIASVQLSGSINAKDVMVIVVDLQNCSLTGADTCVFQELKDKADLFVCPVYEESNALYHNGNDALSLNKIDGSSTAFGATGTFVDIFGLIGEDPGVSWTNTAPYTQSAGGAYWTRDKTLIRKPGVTAGFNF, encoded by the coding sequence ATGTTTAAAAATCTACTTCCGGTATTTTTTTTCACTTTATTTGCTTTTGTTGCTTCAGGCAATTTAAATGCACAATGCAGTGAACTTTACTTTTCCGAGTATGTTGAAGGAAACTTCAATAATAAAGCACTTGAAATTTACAATCCAACCGATAATGCTATTGACCTGTCCGGCTATAGAATCATACGTTGGTCAAATGGAAATAACATTTATGACCCAATTGCTTCTGTTCAATTAAGCGGTTCAATCAATGCTAAAGATGTGATGGTTATTGTTGTGGATTTGCAAAATTGTAGCTTGACAGGTGCAGATACCTGTGTGTTTCAGGAACTAAAAGATAAGGCAGATTTATTTGTTTGCCCTGTTTATGAAGAGTCTAATGCATTATATCATAACGGAAACGATGCACTTTCGCTTAACAAAATTGATGGTTCTTCTACCGCTTTTGGTGCAACTGGCACTTTTGTGGACATATTTGGATTAATCGGAGAAGACCCCGGAGTTTCCTGGACTAATACAGCTCCTTATACACAATCGGCAGGAGGAGCCTATTGGACAAGAGATAAAACCTTAATCCGTAAACCGGGAGTAACAGCCGGGTTTAACTTCTAA
- a CDS encoding TonB-dependent receptor, which yields MYKSLIVLLLIVVSTGLINAQEAILKGMVKDAVTGETLIQATITSGDKGTITDLDGQYQLNLPTGLQEIVVSYVGYKSQTLSINIASGVNTVNFNLEEDNIIIKEINIVADVARNRETPVAFSTVQLARIKEELSVQDLPMVLNSTPGVYATQQGGGDGDARITIRGFNQRNVAIMIDGVPVNDMENGWVYWSNWSGLSEVARSIQVQRGLGASKLALPSVGGTINILTSGIESKKRLSVQQDLGMYGFYKTTLSGTTGRLKGGWGLTFTASYRQNQGWVDNTWSKAWFYFAKIEKIIGKHTLGISAVGAPQEHAQRTFKLQIAKYNLETAAELGVDTSTLASTQQWGLGEQYNSHWGYLNRWTLNGEDTVFDGRKALTERLNYYHKPQFTVKDFWTVNKKLSISNIIYISLGNGGGVANAGSTFPVDNDGLINYQTIYNSQSNFEASSRILRSSVNNHRWYGLLSTFDYNPNNHFNLSGGVDLRTYTGTHYREIYDLLGGKYHIDNDTQGRNLHEPNGIQKDVGDKVDLFYDGKVNWGGGFAQVEYKSSAISAFLNITGALTSYKRIDYFLAKDLVLEDTTILQAVTYYIPYVHKGDTFTIDSPESRFSETETKLIPGYTIKTGMNFNLTEQQNVFFNTGYIEKAPPFDNVFNRNNRAYDNIVKERIVAGELGYGFKSRIFSANLNAYYTLWLNRPLIANFRNEDDEVIQLNVEGIKAHHRGLELDFALIAIPNLLKFEGLASVGDWIWKNDSDATLKSEDATIEAPFSANGVHVGDAAQMQFGLSARVEPLKNLYTTIKWTYFGKNYADFSPDQLTGSNQDRESWKMPDYYLFDVHSGYTFNTRKVKYRIGLSLLNALDNSYISDASTRLGFEPRDIEVYFGQGFRLTGNFGITF from the coding sequence ATGTACAAATCTTTAATTGTATTGTTATTGATAGTTGTTTCTACAGGTCTAATTAATGCACAAGAAGCGATATTAAAAGGAATGGTCAAAGATGCAGTAACAGGAGAAACTTTGATTCAGGCAACAATCACTTCAGGCGATAAGGGTACTATCACAGATTTAGATGGACAGTATCAACTCAATCTACCAACAGGTTTGCAGGAAATTGTAGTATCGTATGTTGGGTACAAATCACAAACATTAAGTATTAACATTGCTTCAGGGGTGAATACCGTCAATTTCAATTTGGAAGAGGACAATATCATAATCAAGGAAATTAACATAGTCGCTGATGTTGCCCGCAACAGAGAAACTCCGGTTGCATTCAGCACTGTTCAATTGGCTCGAATTAAAGAAGAACTAAGCGTTCAGGATCTGCCTATGGTTTTAAACAGTACACCTGGAGTTTATGCAACTCAGCAAGGTGGTGGAGACGGGGATGCCAGAATTACAATTCGGGGATTTAATCAGAGAAATGTTGCGATAATGATTGATGGTGTACCCGTTAATGATATGGAAAATGGTTGGGTTTATTGGTCAAACTGGTCAGGGTTGAGTGAAGTAGCAAGAAGTATTCAGGTTCAACGTGGATTAGGGGCTTCAAAATTAGCATTACCTTCAGTGGGAGGGACTATTAACATTTTAACGTCCGGAATTGAAAGCAAAAAACGCTTAAGTGTTCAGCAGGATTTAGGTATGTATGGATTTTACAAAACCACTTTATCGGGCACAACCGGCAGGCTTAAAGGTGGATGGGGATTAACTTTTACAGCATCCTATCGCCAAAATCAAGGATGGGTGGATAATACATGGTCTAAAGCCTGGTTTTACTTTGCAAAAATTGAAAAAATTATTGGAAAACACACGTTAGGTATTTCTGCTGTTGGAGCACCACAAGAACATGCACAAAGAACTTTTAAACTACAAATCGCCAAATATAATCTCGAAACCGCTGCTGAGTTAGGCGTAGATACGTCAACATTGGCAAGTACTCAACAATGGGGGTTGGGTGAACAATATAATTCACACTGGGGCTATCTAAATAGATGGACTTTGAATGGTGAAGATACTGTTTTTGACGGACGAAAAGCATTAACAGAAAGATTAAACTATTACCATAAACCACAATTTACGGTTAAAGACTTTTGGACTGTCAATAAAAAACTGAGCATTTCCAATATCATCTATATATCATTAGGCAATGGAGGTGGTGTGGCAAATGCCGGAAGCACTTTCCCTGTTGATAATGATGGATTAATCAATTATCAAACTATATACAACTCTCAATCAAATTTCGAAGCATCAAGCAGGATATTGCGAAGCAGCGTCAATAATCACCGGTGGTATGGGTTGCTTTCTACCTTTGATTACAATCCGAACAATCATTTTAATTTATCCGGTGGAGTTGACCTGAGAACTTATACAGGTACTCACTACCGCGAAATCTATGATTTGTTGGGGGGTAAATATCATATTGATAACGACACTCAAGGGAGAAATTTACACGAACCCAATGGTATCCAAAAAGATGTTGGAGATAAAGTGGATTTATTTTACGACGGGAAAGTGAACTGGGGAGGCGGATTTGCTCAAGTAGAATATAAATCAAGTGCAATCAGTGCATTTTTAAATATAACAGGGGCACTTACCTCATACAAAAGGATTGATTATTTCCTTGCTAAAGATTTAGTTTTGGAAGATACCACAATATTGCAAGCAGTAACATACTACATTCCTTATGTACATAAAGGTGATACATTTACTATAGACTCACCGGAAAGTCGTTTTTCTGAAACAGAAACAAAATTGATTCCAGGTTATACTATAAAAACAGGAATGAATTTTAACCTGACAGAACAACAAAATGTCTTTTTTAATACAGGATATATTGAAAAAGCTCCTCCATTTGACAATGTTTTTAACAGAAACAATCGAGCATATGATAATATAGTTAAAGAAAGAATTGTTGCAGGAGAATTAGGATATGGATTTAAAAGCCGGATTTTTAGTGCTAATTTAAATGCCTATTATACACTTTGGCTTAATCGCCCGTTAATTGCCAACTTTAGAAACGAAGATGATGAAGTAATTCAATTAAATGTGGAAGGTATAAAAGCGCATCATCGCGGATTAGAATTAGATTTCGCCCTAATTGCAATACCTAATCTGTTAAAATTTGAAGGGTTGGCATCAGTCGGAGATTGGATTTGGAAAAATGACAGTGATGCAACTTTAAAAAGTGAAGATGCAACTATCGAGGCTCCTTTTAGCGCAAATGGTGTGCATGTTGGGGATGCTGCTCAAATGCAGTTTGGCCTTTCTGCAAGAGTAGAGCCGTTAAAAAACCTTTATACTACTATCAAATGGACCTATTTTGGAAAAAACTATGCTGATTTTTCGCCGGATCAATTAACTGGTTCAAATCAAGACAGAGAATCATGGAAAATGCCGGATTATTATTTGTTTGACGTTCATTCAGGCTATACATTTAATACTCGAAAAGTTAAATATAGAATTGGTTTGAGCTTGCTCAATGCGCTTGACAATTCTTATATTTCAGATGCAAGTACCCGATTGGGATTTGAACCACGAGACATTGAAGTATATTTTGGGCAGGGGTTTCGTTTAACTGGTAATTTTGGAATTACTTTCTAA
- a CDS encoding T9SS type A sorting domain-containing protein: MYIKSDHSFIKSVEVFDLMGKSQYFSYSNQTEVFLDTEQFATGTYIVKTTSLNKAVSHHKLLIQ, from the coding sequence GTGTATATAAAAAGCGATCATTCATTTATTAAAAGTGTTGAAGTTTTTGATTTAATGGGTAAATCTCAATACTTTTCTTATTCAAATCAAACAGAAGTTTTTTTAGACACCGAACAGTTTGCAACTGGAACATATATTGTCAAAACAACATCGTTAAATAAAGCAGTTTCACACCATAAATTACTAATTCAATAA
- a CDS encoding T9SS type A sorting domain-containing protein: protein MKNFTTLVLTLVFCIYSFAQTIDIGDARGVAPCSSADGSECFSEADCSTVTVQGIVTNGGELGPIRYIQDGTGGIGVYNPSVANNLLPGNLVTITGQVQEYNCLLEIVDDSSFSYTIDGTATIPSPVDLSAAAAFSETYEGQLVRVDAVQFPSAGLTFNGNTNYNIQDASGNTYQIRINSNSTSIVGTLIPSGFLNIIGIMSQFQGSYQLLPRSFSDFEFVGNAPVFTSSIEQTNLATDSFTLTFETLNEGNTIVHYGLTSDLELGTVIDEIFTTDHSIELAGLEPGNIYYVQIESTSPGGETSYSAIIPMATVSLSSGDIKVYFNRPVDTSVSTGENAIYLNQMVPDTLIAYLDRAKYTIDLCAYTMDNENGIVDAILAAQDRGVQIRIVADADLNATIYSQLPGTKIKRPSSLPGIMHNKFIVIDAFSENPNEPVVWTGSTNFTNNQLIVDPNNVIIFQDQSLAKGFTLEFEEMLGGSFSTDKTENTPVKYLIGGIPVESYFSPSSPMNSILINTVNSSDHDLYFGILSFTRNDLAQAIRDKAYDGVFVAGIIESIGSAEAQQVSLTLNSAISNTLFIDNTSAIFHHKYFIVDPNLTTSDPVVLTGSHNWSNSAAFRNDENTVVVHDATIANFYYQEFVKRYIELGGTLLVDSIVFVQNLNLPLESLKLYPNPVTNALNVQFNSNQPQFKTQITLLNSIGQPILNRFFDSTSGSITSVDVSQLPSGLYFLQVGNTVQKFQIIH, encoded by the coding sequence ATGAAAAACTTTACAACTCTTGTTTTAACTTTAGTTTTTTGCATTTATAGTTTTGCTCAAACAATTGATATAGGAGATGCCCGTGGAGTTGCGCCATGCTCTTCTGCTGATGGTAGTGAATGCTTTTCAGAAGCCGATTGTAGTACCGTTACCGTTCAGGGAATTGTTACTAATGGCGGTGAATTAGGACCGATTCGCTATATACAGGATGGAACCGGGGGCATAGGCGTTTATAATCCTTCAGTAGCAAATAATCTTTTGCCGGGAAATTTAGTAACTATTACAGGACAGGTTCAGGAGTATAATTGCCTACTTGAGATAGTTGACGACAGTAGTTTTTCTTATACGATAGATGGCACTGCCACTATTCCTTCTCCGGTAGATTTATCTGCTGCTGCAGCATTCTCCGAAACCTACGAAGGACAATTAGTAAGAGTGGATGCTGTTCAATTTCCTTCAGCAGGGTTAACTTTTAATGGAAACACAAATTACAATATTCAGGATGCCAGTGGAAACACTTATCAAATACGTATTAACAGCAATTCAACTTCGATTGTTGGAACACTGATCCCATCCGGATTCCTAAATATTATTGGTATAATGAGCCAATTTCAAGGTTCTTACCAACTTCTGCCCCGTTCATTTTCTGATTTTGAATTTGTAGGAAATGCTCCTGTTTTTACTTCTTCAATTGAACAAACCAATTTAGCAACGGACTCATTTACACTCACATTTGAGACCTTAAATGAAGGAAACACTATTGTTCATTATGGATTAACTTCAGATCTTGAACTTGGAACTGTTATTGATGAAATATTTACAACCGACCACAGTATCGAACTAGCCGGTTTGGAGCCCGGGAATATTTATTATGTTCAAATTGAAAGCACCTCACCCGGAGGTGAAACATCATATTCGGCAATTATTCCAATGGCAACAGTTTCTCTATCTTCCGGGGACATCAAAGTTTACTTTAATCGTCCGGTTGATACCTCAGTTTCTACCGGAGAAAACGCTATTTATTTAAATCAAATGGTACCCGATACCCTTATTGCATACTTAGACCGTGCAAAATATACAATAGATTTGTGCGCATATACTATGGATAATGAAAATGGTATCGTAGATGCTATTTTAGCAGCGCAAGACCGGGGTGTTCAGATAAGAATAGTCGCAGATGCAGACTTAAATGCGACAATTTATTCTCAATTACCCGGCACTAAAATCAAACGCCCATCCTCTTTACCCGGAATCATGCATAACAAATTTATAGTTATTGATGCTTTTTCCGAAAATCCAAATGAACCTGTTGTTTGGACCGGCAGCACAAATTTTACAAATAATCAATTGATTGTTGACCCAAACAATGTGATTATTTTTCAGGATCAAAGTTTGGCAAAAGGATTTACACTCGAATTTGAAGAAATGTTGGGGGGTAGTTTCAGTACAGACAAAACAGAAAATACACCTGTAAAATATCTGATAGGCGGAATTCCTGTTGAATCATATTTCAGCCCTTCATCCCCGATGAATTCAATATTAATTAATACCGTTAACAGTTCAGATCATGACTTATATTTCGGCATCTTATCATTTACAAGAAATGATTTAGCTCAAGCTATCAGAGATAAAGCCTATGACGGAGTTTTTGTAGCAGGAATTATCGAATCAATAGGGAGTGCAGAAGCCCAACAAGTATCTTTAACATTAAATAGTGCAATCAGTAATACGCTTTTTATTGACAATACATCTGCCATTTTCCATCATAAATATTTTATCGTTGACCCCAATCTTACAACTTCGGATCCTGTTGTTTTGACCGGCTCACACAATTGGAGCAATTCCGCAGCATTCAGAAATGATGAAAATACCGTTGTTGTTCACGATGCAACAATAGCTAATTTTTATTATCAGGAGTTTGTAAAAAGATATATTGAACTTGGAGGAACATTATTAGTAGACTCGATTGTATTTGTTCAAAATTTGAACCTTCCATTAGAAAGTTTAAAACTGTACCCAAATCCTGTTACTAATGCTTTAAATGTGCAATTTAATTCAAATCAACCTCAGTTTAAAACACAAATCACCTTGTTGAACTCAATCGGACAACCGATATTAAATCGATTTTTTGATTCTACTTCAGGTTCAATAACTTCAGTAGATGTAAGCCAACTTCCTTCCGGGTTATATTTTCTACAGGTAGGTAATACAGTTCAGAAATTCCAGATTATCCATTAA